One Undibacter mobilis genomic region harbors:
- a CDS encoding SDR family NAD(P)-dependent oxidoreductase, whose protein sequence is MSDLKGKVAVVTGASKGIGAGIARKFAAAGASVVVNYASSKEGAERVVNEITASGGRAIAVQGDMSKAADVKRLFAESTKAFGKLDVLVNNAGVYAFATLEDINEQEFYRHFNINVLGPILATQEALKHFGNSGGSVINISSLASTLSLPATAVYSATKSALDSVTRVLSTELAGRNIRVNTIAPGGVETEGTHAAGVIGSDMEKQMIASTPLGRLGTPDDIAQVAVFLASEDSGWVTGERITAAGGYR, encoded by the coding sequence ATGAGCGATTTGAAGGGGAAAGTGGCGGTCGTCACCGGTGCGTCGAAGGGGATCGGCGCCGGCATTGCCAGGAAGTTCGCCGCCGCTGGTGCGTCGGTGGTGGTCAATTATGCATCGAGCAAGGAAGGCGCGGAGCGCGTCGTCAACGAGATTACGGCCAGCGGTGGCAGGGCCATCGCGGTACAGGGTGACATGTCGAAGGCCGCCGACGTCAAGCGGCTGTTTGCAGAATCGACCAAGGCATTCGGCAAACTCGACGTTCTGGTGAACAATGCCGGCGTTTATGCCTTTGCTACGCTCGAGGACATCAACGAGCAGGAATTCTATCGCCACTTCAATATCAACGTGCTCGGGCCGATCCTCGCGACGCAAGAGGCGCTGAAGCACTTTGGCAATTCCGGCGGAAGCGTCATCAACATCAGTTCGCTGGCAAGCACGCTCAGCCTGCCCGCTACGGCGGTTTATTCCGCGACCAAGAGCGCGTTGGATTCGGTGACGCGCGTACTCTCGACCGAACTCGCGGGCCGCAACATTCGTGTCAACACCATTGCCCCCGGCGGTGTCGAGACAGAAGGTACGCATGCCGCCGGTGTCATCGGCAGCGACATGGAAAAGCAGATGATCGCGAGCACGCCCCTCGGCCGTCTCGGAACGCCCGACGACATCGCACAAGTGGCGGTTTTTCTCGCTTCCGAAGATTCCGGCTGGGTCACCGGCGAACGCATTACCGCCGCGGGCGGGTATCGGTAG
- the radC gene encoding RadC family protein — MASPPTASKFSPSRPPGSTSRLIRSDSRSSARGRERPFPVSAYISTIPALVASGAGMADEQQTFDSANGLAEAAPHYHGHRERLRARFRKAGEDAVSDYELLELVLFRAIPQRDVKPLAKDLVARFGSFAEVMAAPRARLKEIKGIGDAVIDELKIIHASAKRITRGEATKRTVLSSWASVIDYCRTAMAYEDKEQFRLLFLDKRNQLIADEVQQQGTVDHTPVYPREVVKRALELSATALILVHNHPSGDPTPSRADIQMTQSIIEVAKPLGIAVHDHIIVGKDGHTSLKGMKLI; from the coding sequence TTGGCGTCACCGCCGACGGCGTCGAAGTTTTCACCTTCTCGCCCGCCGGGCTCGACAAGCCGCCTTATAAGGTCTGATTCCCGCTCCTCGGCACGAGGCCGCGAGAGGCCCTTCCCCGTTTCCGCTTATATCTCTACGATACCCGCCTTGGTTGCATCAGGCGCGGGCATGGCGGACGAGCAGCAGACATTCGACAGCGCGAACGGCCTCGCCGAGGCCGCGCCGCATTATCACGGTCACCGCGAGCGGCTGCGCGCGCGCTTCCGTAAGGCTGGCGAGGACGCTGTCAGCGACTACGAATTGCTGGAATTGGTGCTGTTCCGCGCCATTCCGCAGCGCGACGTCAAGCCGCTGGCCAAGGACCTCGTGGCGCGTTTCGGCTCCTTCGCCGAGGTAATGGCTGCGCCGCGCGCCCGCCTGAAGGAGATCAAGGGCATCGGCGACGCCGTCATCGATGAGCTCAAAATCATTCATGCCTCGGCCAAGCGCATCACGCGCGGCGAAGCGACCAAGCGCACGGTGTTGTCGTCATGGGCCAGCGTCATCGACTATTGTCGCACCGCCATGGCCTATGAGGACAAGGAACAGTTCCGGCTGCTGTTTCTCGACAAGCGCAACCAATTGATTGCCGATGAGGTGCAACAGCAAGGCACGGTAGACCACACGCCGGTTTATCCGCGCGAGGTGGTCAAGCGCGCGCTGGAACTGTCGGCCACCGCTCTGATCCTGGTTCACAACCATCCATCCGGCGATCCGACGCCATCACGGGCGGACATCCAGATGACGCAGTCGATCATCGAGGTGGCAAAACCACTCGGCATTGCCGTGCATGACCACATCATCGTCGGCAAGGACGGCCACACGAGCCTGAAGGGGATGAAGCTGATTTGA
- the map gene encoding type I methionyl aminopeptidase — translation MTYIDAAVSPQRKTGQIKLHGPAAFEGMRKAGQLTARCLDMLTPHVKPGVPTDKIDQLVYEFAMDNAALPATLMYRGYRKSTCTSINHVVCHGIPNEKPLKDGDIVNIDVTLIVDGWHGDSSRMYTVGDIPRRAERLIEVTHESMMRGIAVIRPGATTGDIGHAIQSYVEAQHMSVVRDFCGHGLGRLFHDEPNIVHVGRPGEGVVLKPGMFFTVEPMINLGRPHVKVLSDGWTAVTRDRSLSAQFEHTVGVTADGVEVFTFSPAGLDKPPYKV, via the coding sequence ATGACCTATATTGACGCCGCCGTCTCCCCCCAGCGCAAGACCGGGCAGATCAAGCTTCACGGCCCCGCTGCCTTCGAAGGCATGCGCAAGGCCGGGCAGCTCACCGCGCGCTGCCTCGACATGCTGACGCCCCATGTCAAACCGGGCGTGCCGACCGACAAGATCGACCAGTTGGTCTACGAGTTCGCCATGGACAACGCCGCGCTGCCGGCGACGCTGATGTACCGCGGCTACCGGAAATCGACCTGCACCTCGATCAACCATGTCGTCTGCCACGGCATTCCCAACGAGAAGCCGCTCAAGGACGGCGACATCGTCAATATCGACGTGACCTTGATCGTCGACGGCTGGCATGGCGACTCGAGCCGCATGTATACGGTCGGCGACATTCCGCGCCGCGCCGAGCGGCTGATCGAAGTGACCCATGAATCGATGATGCGCGGCATCGCGGTGATCCGCCCCGGCGCCACCACCGGCGACATCGGCCACGCCATCCAGAGCTATGTCGAGGCACAGCACATGAGCGTGGTGCGCGACTTTTGCGGCCACGGCCTCGGCCGGCTGTTCCACGACGAGCCGAACATCGTCCATGTCGGTCGTCCGGGCGAAGGCGTTGTGCTCAAGCCCGGCATGTTCTTCACGGTCGAGCCGATGATCAATCTCGGCCGCCCGCATGTGAAAGTCCTCTCCGACGGCTGGACCGCCGTGACCCGCGACCGCTCGCTATCGGCCCAGTTCGAGCACACGGTTGGCGTCACCGCCGACGGCGTCGAAGTTTTCACCTTCTCGCCCGCCGGGCTCGACAAGCCGCCTTATAAGGTCTGA
- the denD gene encoding D-erythronate dehydrogenase: MHVVVTGAAGMIGRKLTARLVKDGGLNGKPIDKFTLTDVVAAEKPAGFGGKVDIVTGDMAAPGAAEKLIAERPDVIFHLAGVVSGEAEIDFDKGYHVNLDGTRALLEAIRHAEGYHPKFIFTSSIAVYGAPFPHAIPDDFHLTPLTSYGTQKAISELLLADYNRRGFLDGVGIRLPTICVRPGKPNKAASGFFSGIIREPLAGHEAILPVADTVRHTHASPRAAVGFLLHAATLTREQLGPRINLAMPGVCCTVAEQIDSLTRIAGPQVAARIKRQPDELIMRIVSGWSERIDARRAAELGFKAEKNFDEIVKAHIEDELGGKIA, from the coding sequence ATGCATGTTGTGGTGACCGGCGCGGCCGGCATGATCGGACGCAAGCTGACCGCCCGCCTGGTCAAGGACGGCGGTCTGAACGGCAAGCCGATCGATAAATTCACCCTGACCGATGTGGTGGCGGCGGAAAAGCCGGCCGGGTTCGGCGGCAAGGTCGACATCGTCACCGGCGACATGGCGGCGCCCGGCGCCGCCGAGAAACTGATCGCCGAACGGCCCGATGTGATTTTTCATCTTGCCGGCGTCGTCTCGGGCGAGGCCGAGATCGACTTCGACAAGGGCTATCACGTCAATCTCGATGGCACCCGGGCGCTGCTCGAAGCGATCCGCCACGCCGAAGGCTATCATCCGAAGTTCATCTTCACGTCGTCGATCGCAGTCTACGGCGCGCCGTTTCCTCACGCGATCCCGGATGATTTCCATCTGACGCCGCTCACCTCCTACGGCACCCAGAAGGCGATCAGCGAACTGCTGCTGGCCGACTATAATCGTCGGGGTTTCCTCGACGGAGTCGGCATTCGCCTGCCGACCATTTGCGTCCGGCCCGGCAAGCCGAACAAGGCGGCCTCCGGCTTCTTCTCCGGTATCATCCGCGAGCCGCTGGCAGGCCATGAGGCCATCCTGCCCGTCGCAGATACGGTGCGGCACACTCATGCCTCACCGCGTGCCGCCGTCGGCTTCCTGCTGCATGCGGCGACGCTGACCCGCGAGCAGCTTGGGCCGCGCATCAACCTCGCCATGCCGGGCGTGTGCTGCACGGTCGCCGAACAGATCGACTCGCTGACACGGATCGCCGGGCCGCAGGTCGCGGCCCGCATCAAGCGGCAGCCCGACGAACTGATCATGCGCATCGTCTCGGGATGGTCCGAGCGCATTGACGCCAGACGCGCCGCGGAACTCGGCTTCAAGGCGGAGAAGAACTTCGACGAGATCGTCAAGGCCCATATCGAGGACGAACTGGGCGGTAAGATTGCGTGA
- a CDS encoding MFS transporter, with amino-acid sequence MSKSSETAGLLQHQAFVFLWFARLFATIGYQALAVVIGWSIYAITGSAFDLGYVGLLQFIPAVVLTLLIGHVADRYDRRVIVRLAQSVYALCAIVMTVAMLTGWLSRELLFVLVFAIGCARAFELPTNQSLVAATVPVKLMPRAVAAWTTANQTAVICGPALGGFIYAFEPRAVSAMCALFFAAAIICVSLMRVTRHTPSREPPTLRSALAGFDFVRSRSRLLGVISLDLFVVLLGGATALLPIFAKDILAAGPIGLGLLRSAPAIGALLTALVLSRFPVERHIGRKMFISVAVFGAATVVFALSSSLPLSIGALAVLGAADAVSVVIRFTLVQVETPDEMRGRVAAINYLFVGSSNTLGEFESGVLAGWFGAVPSVLIGGGGSLIVAGLWMMLFPDLRHLDRFQPVESRKEQNAAKA; translated from the coding sequence ATGTCGAAATCTTCGGAGACGGCCGGGCTGCTGCAGCATCAGGCCTTTGTCTTTCTCTGGTTCGCGCGGCTGTTCGCGACCATCGGCTATCAAGCGCTCGCGGTCGTTATCGGCTGGTCGATCTATGCCATTACCGGCAGCGCCTTCGATCTCGGCTATGTTGGGCTGCTGCAGTTCATTCCTGCGGTCGTGCTTACATTGCTGATCGGCCATGTCGCCGACCGCTATGACCGCCGGGTGATCGTGCGCTTAGCGCAGTCGGTTTACGCCCTTTGCGCCATTGTCATGACTGTCGCCATGCTGACCGGCTGGCTGTCGCGCGAATTGCTGTTCGTTCTCGTCTTCGCCATCGGCTGTGCCCGAGCCTTTGAACTGCCCACCAACCAGTCGCTGGTCGCGGCGACCGTGCCGGTAAAGCTGATGCCGCGCGCCGTCGCAGCGTGGACGACAGCCAATCAGACCGCGGTGATCTGCGGCCCCGCGCTCGGCGGCTTCATCTACGCCTTCGAGCCGCGTGCGGTGAGTGCGATGTGCGCTCTCTTTTTTGCGGCCGCCATCATTTGTGTCAGCCTCATGCGCGTCACGCGCCATACGCCAAGCCGCGAGCCGCCGACCTTGCGGTCGGCACTGGCCGGCTTCGATTTCGTGCGCAGCCGCAGCCGGCTGCTCGGTGTCATCTCACTCGATCTGTTCGTGGTGCTGCTCGGCGGCGCAACCGCGCTGCTACCGATCTTTGCCAAGGACATTCTCGCGGCCGGCCCGATTGGCCTTGGCCTGTTGCGCTCGGCGCCCGCAATCGGCGCCCTGCTGACCGCGCTGGTGCTGTCGCGCTTCCCGGTCGAACGCCACATCGGCCGCAAGATGTTCATCTCGGTCGCGGTGTTCGGCGCCGCCACCGTTGTGTTCGCGCTCTCCTCGTCGCTGCCGCTGTCGATCGGCGCGCTCGCCGTGCTGGGCGCGGCGGATGCGGTCAGCGTCGTCATCCGCTTCACCCTGGTGCAGGTCGAGACGCCGGACGAGATGCGCGGCAGGGTCGCGGCCATCAACTACCTTTTTGTCGGCTCGTCGAATACGCTGGGTGAGTTCGAGTCCGGCGTCCTTGCCGGCTGGTTCGGCGCCGTGCCCTCGGTACTGATCGGCGGCGGCGGCTCATTGATCGTCGCCGGTTTGTGGATGATGCTGTTTCCGGACCTGCGGCACCTCGACCGGTTTCAGCCGGTCGAGAGCCGAAAAGAACAGAACGCCGCAAAGGCGTAA
- a CDS encoding GNAT family N-acetyltransferase — MPDFDLQWEPLPETGQPVGLKVDATPAQRPGPVTLEGRFGRIEKLQDHHTENLWSAFEGHPDIWTYISTDGPFTDPEIFAEFITKRAGLTDPYAYAILDDNGRAVGYFTLMEIRPEMRTIEVGHVLYSPALKRTKIGTEAQYLLARYAFETLGYRRYEWKCNALNAASRRAALRYGFTYEGTFRQHIIAKGRNRDNAWFSMLDSEWPARKTAFERWLAPDNFDAAGKQRISLSELNGFAG, encoded by the coding sequence ATGCCTGATTTCGACCTGCAATGGGAACCGCTCCCGGAAACCGGACAGCCGGTCGGTCTCAAGGTCGATGCAACACCGGCGCAGCGCCCCGGCCCGGTGACGCTCGAGGGCCGCTTTGGCCGCATCGAGAAGCTGCAGGATCACCACACAGAGAACCTGTGGTCGGCATTCGAGGGACACCCGGACATCTGGACCTATATCAGCACCGATGGCCCCTTCACCGATCCCGAAATCTTCGCCGAATTCATCACCAAGCGCGCCGGCCTCACCGATCCCTATGCCTACGCCATCCTCGACGATAACGGCCGCGCCGTCGGCTACTTCACGCTGATGGAGATCAGGCCGGAGATGCGCACAATCGAAGTCGGCCACGTCCTTTATTCGCCGGCGCTCAAGCGCACGAAGATCGGTACCGAAGCCCAATACCTGCTGGCGCGCTATGCCTTCGAGACACTGGGCTATCGCCGCTATGAATGGAAATGCAATGCGCTGAACGCCGCCTCGCGCCGCGCAGCCTTGCGCTACGGCTTCACCTACGAAGGCACGTTCCGTCAGCACATCATCGCCAAGGGTCGGAACCGCGACAACGCCTGGTTCTCCATGCTCGATAGCGAATGGCCCGCGCGCAAGACGGCGTTCGAGCGTTGGTTGGCGCCGGACAATTTCGACGCGGCCGGCAAACAGAGAATATCCTTGAGCGAACTGAACGGCTTTGCCGGATGA
- a CDS encoding isocitrate lyase/PEP mutase family protein: MPNAADKRRIFKELHQSGCFVIPNPWNVGSALYLQSLGFPALASTSSGHAYSLGYPDDGQLGRDVVLAHYAELAAATTIPLNADFENGYAHEPDALADNVRLCIDTGVAGLSIEDFTGDESAPLYDFDKAVARVRAARQAIDKSGSNVLLTGRAEGFLHGRLDLDDAIRRLTAFADAGADCVYVPGIKTREQIEAVVKAVAPKPVNLLMSSPSGFTVADVAGMGVRRISVGGALARVAMDAFIKAATLIADEGKFDRLGGIISGTELDAFFARNAPSEQ, from the coding sequence ATGCCGAACGCCGCCGACAAACGCCGGATTTTCAAAGAGCTCCACCAGTCCGGCTGCTTCGTCATTCCCAATCCCTGGAATGTCGGCAGCGCGCTCTATCTGCAAAGCCTCGGCTTTCCGGCGCTGGCGAGCACGAGTTCGGGCCACGCCTATTCGCTCGGTTATCCGGACGACGGACAATTGGGCCGCGATGTGGTGCTTGCCCACTACGCCGAACTCGCGGCGGCAACCACTATCCCGTTGAATGCCGATTTCGAGAATGGCTATGCGCACGAGCCCGACGCGCTCGCCGATAATGTGCGGCTCTGCATCGACACCGGCGTCGCCGGACTGTCGATCGAGGATTTTACCGGCGACGAAAGCGCGCCGCTCTATGACTTCGACAAGGCGGTGGCGCGCGTGCGCGCAGCGCGGCAGGCCATCGACAAATCCGGCAGCAACGTTCTGCTGACGGGACGCGCCGAAGGCTTCCTGCACGGCCGTCTGGATCTCGACGATGCCATCCGCCGCCTCACCGCTTTTGCCGACGCCGGCGCCGACTGCGTTTACGTCCCCGGCATCAAGACCCGCGAACAGATCGAAGCGGTCGTGAAAGCCGTGGCGCCGAAGCCAGTCAACCTGCTGATGTCGTCGCCCAGCGGCTTCACCGTCGCCGATGTCGCCGGAATGGGCGTGCGCCGCATCAGCGTCGGCGGCGCGCTCGCCCGCGTCGCGATGGACGCCTTCATCAAGGCCGCGACTTTGATTGCCGACGAGGGCAAGTTCGACCGTCTGGGTGGTATAATATCCGGTACCGAACTGGACGCATTTTTCGCTCGAAATGCCCCATCGGAACAGTAG
- a CDS encoding pyridoxal phosphate-dependent aminotransferase, which translates to MFKTIAAFDRIGEENAFAVLARANALIAQGRDIINLGIGQPDFRTPDFIVEAAVKALRDGHHGYTAANGIPPLREAVAADLHKRFKVDVSPDSVMIMPGGKPTMFMSILMFGEPGAEIMYPDPGFPIYRSMIEFTGATPVPVPIREENGFAFSAEETLKLITPKTRLIIVNSPANPTGGVTPKVEVDKLVAGLANWPDVAIMSDEIYDHMTYDGEQHVCLLSYPEIRDRLILLNGWSKTYAMTGWRLGYAIFPGKLYDYARKLAVNLHSCVNASAQYAGLAALTGPQDEVTKMIAEFDRRRKVVVEGLNKLPGVSCRTPKGAFYAFPNIKATGWKAKALASSLLEDAGVAIIGGPDFGILGEGYVRLSYANSTENILKALDRMGDFLSKKKAA; encoded by the coding sequence ATGTTCAAGACGATTGCGGCGTTCGACCGCATTGGTGAGGAAAACGCCTTCGCGGTGCTCGCGCGTGCCAATGCGCTGATTGCCCAGGGCCGGGATATCATCAACCTCGGCATCGGCCAGCCCGACTTCCGCACCCCGGATTTTATCGTCGAGGCGGCGGTCAAAGCGCTGCGCGACGGCCATCACGGCTACACGGCTGCGAACGGAATTCCGCCGCTGCGGGAAGCCGTCGCCGCCGACTTGCACAAGCGATTCAAGGTGGACGTCTCGCCCGACAGCGTCATGATCATGCCCGGCGGCAAGCCGACCATGTTCATGTCGATCCTGATGTTCGGCGAACCTGGCGCCGAGATCATGTATCCCGATCCCGGCTTCCCGATCTATCGCTCGATGATCGAGTTCACCGGCGCGACGCCTGTCCCGGTGCCGATCCGCGAGGAGAACGGCTTTGCCTTCTCAGCGGAAGAGACGCTCAAGCTGATCACGCCGAAAACGCGGCTCATCATCGTCAACTCACCGGCCAATCCGACCGGCGGCGTCACACCCAAGGTCGAAGTCGACAAGCTGGTCGCCGGCCTCGCCAACTGGCCTGATGTCGCCATCATGTCCGACGAGATCTACGACCACATGACCTATGACGGGGAGCAGCATGTTTGTCTGCTGTCCTATCCGGAAATCCGCGATCGCTTGATTCTGCTGAATGGCTGGTCGAAGACCTATGCCATGACCGGCTGGCGTCTCGGCTACGCGATCTTCCCCGGAAAACTCTACGACTATGCGCGCAAGCTCGCCGTGAACCTGCACTCCTGCGTCAATGCCTCGGCGCAGTATGCCGGCTTGGCCGCGCTCACCGGCCCGCAGGACGAAGTGACGAAGATGATCGCCGAGTTCGATCGCCGCCGCAAAGTCGTGGTCGAAGGGCTGAACAAGTTGCCCGGCGTATCGTGCCGGACGCCGAAGGGCGCGTTCTATGCCTTCCCGAACATCAAGGCGACCGGATGGAAGGCCAAGGCGCTGGCTTCGTCGCTGCTGGAAGATGCCGGCGTTGCCATCATCGGTGGGCCGGACTTCGGCATTCTCGGCGAAGGCTATGTGCGCTTGTCTTACGCCAACTCGACCGAGAACATCCTCAAGGCGCTCGACCGCATGGGCGATTTCCTGTCGAAGAAGAAAGCGGCGTAA
- a CDS encoding mechanosensitive ion channel family protein: MDNVQGVVANLSGTLHNLVAELSSFWLLVQFGILLVAGFAGALAGATIRRRVDLDKLGASWPPLIKLLAKALLDCIGTILFIAIAFIAREAMLSMTWPSRSYLVGVAVSLATAWVVIALVTSLIRNQFIHRVVSIAAWTFAALDIVGLRSAVRAELDAYAVMFGGLRISALLVIKGTVLLLIALWIANALSDFMDRRIKSEKDLTPSVQVLISKMIRILLIAFAIITVLSSVGIDLSALAFFSGAIGVGLGFGLQKIVSNFVSGIILLADKSIKPGDVISVGEHFGRVGIMGARYTSVDTRDGREYLIPNEDFITQRVANWSYSSDLVRLSVKFNTTYDSDPRKAQAAAVEAAQRVDRVVQKPTPQCMLTAFGSTSIEYEMWFWIRDPAAGIINVRSDVLLALWDTLAHQGVTIPKPGPARVIYELAREDEPDPPKDQDDTAAPKSPFPG; this comes from the coding sequence ATGGACAACGTCCAGGGCGTCGTCGCCAATCTGAGCGGCACGCTGCATAACCTCGTCGCCGAACTGTCCTCGTTCTGGCTGCTCGTTCAATTCGGCATACTCCTGGTGGCCGGCTTCGCCGGCGCACTGGCGGGCGCCACGATCCGCCGCCGCGTCGACCTCGACAAGCTCGGTGCCAGCTGGCCACCGCTCATCAAGCTGCTCGCCAAAGCGCTCCTCGATTGTATCGGCACCATCCTCTTTATCGCGATTGCATTCATCGCCCGCGAGGCGATGCTGTCGATGACATGGCCCAGCCGCTCCTACCTGGTCGGCGTTGCCGTCAGTCTTGCGACCGCGTGGGTCGTCATCGCGCTGGTCACCTCACTCATCCGCAACCAGTTCATCCATCGCGTGGTGTCGATTGCGGCTTGGACCTTCGCTGCGCTCGACATCGTCGGGCTGCGTTCGGCGGTGCGCGCCGAGCTTGACGCCTATGCCGTGATGTTCGGCGGCCTCCGCATATCGGCGCTGCTGGTGATCAAGGGCACAGTGCTCCTGCTGATCGCATTGTGGATTGCCAATGCGCTGAGCGACTTCATGGATCGGCGTATCAAATCGGAGAAAGATCTGACACCATCCGTCCAGGTGCTGATCAGCAAGATGATCCGCATCCTGCTGATCGCCTTCGCGATTATCACCGTGTTGTCGAGCGTCGGCATCGATCTGTCGGCGCTCGCCTTCTTCTCCGGCGCGATCGGCGTCGGCCTCGGCTTCGGCCTGCAGAAGATCGTGTCGAACTTCGTCAGCGGCATCATCCTGCTCGCCGACAAATCCATCAAACCGGGCGACGTTATCTCGGTCGGCGAGCATTTCGGCCGCGTCGGGATCATGGGCGCGCGCTATACCTCGGTCGACACCCGCGACGGCCGCGAATATCTCATCCCGAACGAGGACTTCATTACCCAGCGCGTCGCCAACTGGAGCTACTCGAGCGACCTTGTCCGCCTGTCGGTCAAGTTTAATACGACCTACGACAGCGATCCTCGCAAGGCGCAGGCTGCTGCGGTCGAAGCGGCGCAACGCGTCGATCGCGTGGTGCAGAAGCCGACGCCGCAATGCATGCTCACGGCGTTCGGTTCAACCTCGATCGAATACGAAATGTGGTTCTGGATACGCGATCCGGCCGCCGGCATCATCAATGTGCGGAGCGACGTGCTGCTCGCGCTGTGGGACACGCTGGCGCATCAAGGCGTGACCATACCGAAGCCAGGGCCGGCACGGGTGATCTACGAACTCGCGCGCGAAGACGAACCCGATCCGCCGAAGGATCAGGACGACACAGCGGCGCCGAAATCGCCGTTTCCGGGATAA
- a CDS encoding DMT family transporter, whose translation MPATSPPSGVSPGGKPSAAIIGILCGVGAALAWAAGFAVAKHGISIGFSPADLAAHRYIWTGLLLLPVVMRDGIADLGGIGWRRGFILAVLSGPTQALLAYTGFILVPFGHGTTIQPATATLAGIVLAALLLRERLSAARIVGAITITIGLVVFGVESLATIGTHGIGGDLLFATAGAFWALFGILLRQWQVSGIRVVAAVGLMSVLIYGPVYFLFVGTENMLRFGWGENLLQIVVQGLVAGVLPIFLFARSVALLGAGRASTFPALVPGFSLILGFLALGIVPSIPQLIGLAIVLVGFRFAMR comes from the coding sequence ATGCCGGCCACCTCACCGCCATCCGGAGTTTCGCCAGGCGGAAAACCGTCGGCCGCAATTATAGGCATCCTGTGCGGCGTCGGCGCGGCGCTGGCCTGGGCCGCCGGGTTCGCAGTGGCGAAACACGGCATCTCGATCGGCTTTTCGCCGGCCGATCTTGCGGCTCACCGCTATATCTGGACCGGACTTCTGCTTCTTCCCGTGGTCATGCGGGACGGGATCGCCGATCTCGGCGGCATCGGCTGGCGGCGCGGTTTCATTCTGGCGGTGCTGTCCGGTCCGACCCAGGCGCTCCTCGCCTACACCGGTTTCATCCTCGTTCCGTTCGGCCACGGCACCACGATCCAGCCGGCGACGGCCACGCTGGCCGGCATCGTACTCGCCGCTCTGCTGCTCAGGGAGCGCTTGTCCGCGGCCCGGATCGTCGGCGCCATCACCATCACCATTGGGCTTGTTGTGTTCGGCGTCGAATCGCTCGCCACCATCGGCACGCATGGCATCGGCGGCGATTTGCTGTTTGCGACAGCCGGCGCCTTCTGGGCGCTGTTCGGCATCCTGTTACGGCAGTGGCAGGTGTCCGGAATCCGCGTCGTCGCCGCGGTCGGCCTGATGTCCGTGCTGATTTACGGCCCCGTCTATTTTCTGTTCGTCGGCACCGAGAACATGCTGCGTTTCGGCTGGGGCGAAAACCTGCTGCAGATCGTCGTGCAGGGGCTCGTTGCCGGCGTGCTGCCGATCTTCCTGTTTGCGCGGTCGGTGGCGCTGCTCGGCGCGGGGCGCGCCTCGACATTTCCGGCGCTGGTACCGGGCTTTTCGCTGATCCTGGGCTTTCTCGCACTGGGCATCGTACCGAGCATCCCGCAGCTGATCGGCCTTGCCATCGTCCTCGTCGGTTTCCGCTTCGCCATGCGCTGA
- a CDS encoding 3-keto-5-aminohexanoate cleavage protein produces MAKSRKVIITCAVTGGIHTPSMSPHLPVTAQEIADAAIGAAEAGAAVVHLHARNPQDGRPDQSPELFSPFLKVIKQRSDVVLNLTTGGAPTMTVEERLRPAATFKPEVASLNMGTMNFGLYPMIERFKGKFKYDWEEPYLEGTRKGMFKNTLADIEMILTTCAENNTRFEVECYDISHLYTLKHFLDRGVIKAPLFIQSVFGILGGIGTHPEDVIMMKRTADRLFGDQYHWSVLGAGASQMRIAAMAASMGGNVRVGLEDSLWIGPGKLAESNAQQVKKVRQILEGLGLEIATPDDAREILSLKGGDKVAF; encoded by the coding sequence ATGGCGAAGTCGCGCAAAGTCATCATTACCTGCGCCGTTACCGGTGGCATTCACACGCCTTCAATGTCGCCCCATCTCCCGGTTACCGCGCAGGAAATCGCGGACGCGGCCATTGGCGCGGCCGAGGCCGGCGCCGCGGTTGTCCACCTGCATGCACGAAACCCGCAGGATGGCCGTCCGGATCAGTCGCCCGAACTTTTTTCTCCGTTCCTCAAGGTTATCAAGCAGCGCTCGGACGTCGTGCTGAACCTGACCACCGGCGGCGCTCCCACCATGACCGTCGAAGAACGCTTGCGCCCGGCGGCGACGTTCAAGCCGGAAGTCGCATCGCTCAACATGGGTACGATGAACTTCGGTCTCTATCCCATGATCGAGCGCTTCAAGGGCAAGTTCAAATATGATTGGGAAGAGCCCTATCTCGAAGGCACCCGCAAGGGCATGTTCAAGAACACGCTCGCCGACATCGAGATGATCCTGACGACCTGCGCCGAGAATAACACGCGCTTCGAAGTCGAGTGCTACGACATCAGTCATCTTTATACACTGAAGCACTTCCTTGATCGCGGCGTCATCAAGGCGCCGCTGTTCATCCAGTCGGTGTTCGGCATTCTCGGCGGCATCGGAACCCATCCTGAAGACGTCATCATGATGAAGCGCACGGCCGACCGTTTGTTCGGTGACCAATACCACTGGTCCGTTCTCGGCGCCGGCGCATCGCAGATGCGCATCGCGGCGATGGCGGCGTCGATGGGCGGCAATGTCCGCGTCGGCCTTGAGGACTCGCTGTGGATCGGCCCCGGCAAGCTCGCCGAATCCAACGCACAGCAGGTCAAGAAGGTGCGGCAGATTCTCGAAGGCCTCGGCCTCGAAATTGCGACGCCCGACGATGCGCGGGAAATCCTGTCGCTCAAGGGCGGCGACAAGGTCGCGTTCTGA